In Nonomuraea muscovyensis, one genomic interval encodes:
- a CDS encoding quaternary amine ABC transporter ATP-binding protein — MTVPSVAERSASDTDTTPVLAVRDLWKVFGPKAESVVGSTLSRKELKERTGCVAAVRDVSFDVRRGEVFVVMGLSGSGKSTLVRCLTRLIEPTAGEVLLDGEDVRKADDRRLRELRRNRMAMVFQHFGLLPHRCVLDNVAFGLEIRGVAKKERYARAREVVGLVGLTGFENSYPDQLSGGMQQRVGLARALAADPEVLLFDEPFSALDPLIRREMQNEVIRLHHEVGKTMIFITHDLSEALKLGDRILIMRDGELVQVGTPDQVVGAPADDYVRDFVSDIPRSHVLTLRWIMRPPHPDEPLDGPELGPDVVIRDAVHAVLSADRPVRVTDGESVLGVVTSAEILEVIAGGQD, encoded by the coding sequence ATGACTGTGCCGTCAGTGGCCGAACGTAGTGCATCCGACACCGACACCACGCCCGTCCTCGCCGTCCGCGACCTGTGGAAGGTGTTCGGCCCCAAGGCCGAGAGCGTCGTCGGCAGCACGCTCAGCCGGAAGGAACTGAAGGAGAGGACGGGTTGCGTCGCGGCCGTCCGCGACGTCTCCTTCGACGTCCGCAGGGGCGAGGTGTTCGTCGTCATGGGCCTGTCCGGCTCGGGCAAGTCGACGCTGGTCCGCTGCCTGACCCGGCTGATCGAGCCCACGGCCGGCGAGGTGCTGCTCGACGGCGAGGACGTCCGCAAGGCCGACGACCGCAGGCTGCGAGAGCTGCGCAGGAACCGTATGGCCATGGTCTTCCAGCACTTCGGCCTGCTGCCGCACCGGTGCGTGCTGGACAACGTCGCCTTCGGGCTGGAGATCCGCGGGGTGGCCAAGAAGGAGCGCTACGCCAGGGCCCGCGAGGTGGTCGGGCTGGTCGGGCTCACCGGCTTCGAGAACTCCTACCCCGACCAGCTCTCCGGCGGTATGCAGCAGCGGGTCGGGCTGGCCCGGGCGCTCGCCGCCGACCCCGAGGTGCTGCTGTTCGACGAGCCGTTCTCCGCGCTGGACCCGCTGATCCGGCGCGAGATGCAGAACGAGGTCATCCGCCTGCACCACGAGGTCGGCAAGACGATGATCTTCATCACGCACGACCTCAGCGAGGCGCTCAAGCTGGGCGACCGGATCCTCATCATGCGCGACGGCGAGCTGGTCCAGGTGGGCACACCCGACCAGGTGGTGGGCGCGCCGGCCGACGACTACGTCAGGGACTTCGTCAGCGACATCCCGCGCTCGCACGTGCTGACGCTGCGCTGGATCATGCGCCCGCCGCACCCGGACGAGCCGCTCGACGGCCCCGAACTGGGGCCCGACGTGGTCATCCGCGACGCCGTGCACGCGGTGCTCTCCGCCGACCGGCCGGTGCGGGTCACCGATGGCGAGAGCGTGCTGGGCGTGGTGACCAGCGCGGAGATCCTGGAGGTCATCGCCGGGGGGCAGGACTGA
- a CDS encoding ABC transporter permease — protein sequence MAAVQVVAARVAARLPARKYLVLAVFVAWVLGWAVLRGRDTLQLGEAELTPLHTSLGDGMDAVDAGRNSNPFFLYFINYIRLFLDEAVTFVQALISQPSFGRPLPVLGWLGVVGLATAVAYLYGNRRVALLTAAGFLSFGVLGLWQESMDTLALTLTAVVLSLAVGIPLGVWAGLSDRFHRLVTPVLDFMQTMPTFVYLAPLTLFFLIGPASATVATMVYAIPPAIRITAHGIRQVSPETLEASASLGVTRAQALRHVRLPMAKQTIIVGVNQTIMAALSMATIAALIDAPGLGKTVLKALQTLDVGTAFNAGLAIVIMAVVLDRATSAASRRVEAERRAGRLRTVRGRRLEVAGVLGVAAVLGYLSYTYVWAAEFPVQANLGFTVRGAADAASLWVQDSLVTYTDAVKNGLTNGLLNPFEALLTGSPWWLVAAVAVAIALLVGSVRAALVTTAGLLVLVLLGLWQDSMVTLASTLVATILVMVLGVIVGVWMGRSDRADTLLRPVLDAGQTMPAFVYLVPILGLFGPTRFTAIIAAVVFAAPIAIKLVAEGIRRVSATTVEAATSAGASTWQLISKVQLPMARSAVTLSASQGLIYVLSMVVVGGLVGAGALGYDVVAGFSQHQLRGKGLAAGLAIVVLGIVLDRVMRAATERADAAAHGGLHDK from the coding sequence ATGGCGGCCGTGCAGGTGGTGGCCGCGCGGGTGGCCGCCCGGCTGCCGGCCCGCAAGTACCTGGTGCTCGCGGTGTTCGTGGCCTGGGTGCTGGGCTGGGCGGTGCTGCGCGGCCGCGACACGCTGCAGCTCGGCGAGGCGGAGCTGACGCCGCTGCACACCTCGCTCGGCGACGGCATGGACGCCGTGGACGCCGGTCGCAACAGCAACCCGTTCTTCCTGTACTTCATCAACTACATCCGGCTCTTCCTCGACGAGGCCGTGACGTTCGTGCAGGCCCTGATCAGCCAGCCGTCGTTCGGCCGGCCGCTCCCCGTGCTCGGCTGGCTCGGCGTCGTGGGCCTGGCCACCGCCGTCGCCTACCTGTACGGCAACCGCAGGGTGGCGCTGCTGACCGCCGCCGGGTTCCTGTCGTTCGGCGTGCTCGGCCTGTGGCAGGAGAGCATGGACACCCTGGCGCTGACGCTGACGGCGGTGGTGCTGTCGCTGGCCGTCGGCATCCCGCTCGGCGTGTGGGCCGGGTTGAGCGACCGGTTCCACCGGCTGGTCACCCCGGTGCTCGACTTCATGCAGACGATGCCGACGTTCGTCTACCTGGCGCCGCTCACCCTGTTCTTCCTCATCGGCCCGGCCAGCGCGACGGTCGCCACCATGGTCTACGCGATCCCGCCGGCCATCCGGATCACCGCGCACGGCATCCGGCAGGTCTCGCCCGAGACGCTGGAGGCGAGCGCGTCGCTCGGCGTCACCCGCGCGCAGGCGCTGCGGCACGTGCGGCTGCCGATGGCCAAGCAGACGATCATCGTCGGCGTCAACCAGACCATCATGGCCGCCCTGTCCATGGCCACCATCGCGGCGCTCATCGACGCGCCCGGCCTGGGCAAGACCGTGCTGAAGGCGCTGCAGACGCTCGACGTCGGCACCGCGTTCAACGCCGGGCTGGCCATCGTCATCATGGCCGTCGTGCTCGACCGCGCGACCTCGGCGGCCAGCCGCCGGGTGGAGGCCGAGCGCCGGGCCGGGCGGCTGCGCACCGTGCGCGGCCGCCGCCTGGAGGTGGCGGGCGTCCTCGGCGTCGCCGCCGTGCTCGGCTACCTGTCGTACACCTACGTGTGGGCGGCGGAGTTCCCCGTCCAGGCCAACCTCGGCTTCACCGTGCGGGGCGCGGCCGACGCCGCGAGCCTGTGGGTGCAGGACAGCCTGGTCACCTACACCGACGCGGTCAAGAACGGGCTCACCAACGGGCTGCTCAATCCGTTCGAGGCGCTGCTGACCGGCTCGCCCTGGTGGCTCGTCGCCGCCGTGGCCGTGGCGATCGCGCTGCTCGTGGGCAGCGTGCGCGCCGCCCTGGTCACCACGGCCGGGCTGCTGGTGCTGGTGCTGCTCGGGCTCTGGCAGGACAGCATGGTCACGCTCGCCTCGACGCTCGTCGCGACGATCCTCGTCATGGTGCTCGGCGTGATCGTCGGGGTGTGGATGGGGCGCAGCGACCGGGCCGACACGCTGCTGCGGCCGGTGCTGGACGCGGGGCAGACCATGCCGGCCTTCGTCTACCTGGTGCCCATCCTCGGCCTGTTCGGGCCGACCCGGTTCACCGCGATCATCGCGGCCGTGGTGTTCGCCGCGCCGATCGCGATCAAGCTGGTCGCCGAGGGCATCAGGCGGGTCTCGGCGACCACCGTCGAGGCGGCCACTTCAGCGGGCGCGAGCACCTGGCAGCTCATCTCCAAGGTGCAGCTCCCGATGGCGCGCAGCGCCGTCACGCTGTCGGCCAGCCAGGGGCTGATCTACGTGCTGTCGATGGTGGTCGTCGGCGGCCTGGTCGGCGCGGGGGCGCTCGGCTACGACGTCGTGGCCGGCTTCTCGCAGCACCAGTTGCGCGGCAAGGGGCTGGCCGCCGGGCTGGCGATCGTCGTGCTCGGCATCGTGCTCGACCGCGTCATGCGGGCCGCCACCGAGCGGGCCGACGCTGCCGCGCACGGCGGACTCCATGACAAGTGA